GGTCGCGCCCGCGCCGTCGAAGTCGACGCGGGAGTCGGTGTCGATGATGCCGTCGTACTCGCAGTTGTCGTTCCACACCGACGTCGTCCCCTTGTCCAGGACGGCGTCGGTGAGCCAGCGCTGCCACGCCTCGCGGGCGGCGGGCTTGGTGAAGTCGACGAACCGGCCCGGCCCACCCCACCAGGCACCGACGGCGGGACCGTCACCGCCCGCGTCGGCGCTGCGGGTGACGAAGACGTCGGCGGCCTCGAACTCCGCGAGGCGGGGGTGGACGTCGAGCACCCCGGGCTTGACGTTGGGGGACACGGTGATGCCGCGCTCGGCCATGGCGGCGAAGAAGCCCTCGGGGTCGGGGAAGCGGCGCTCGTTCCAGGTGAACACGCACCGCTTCGCCCCGGCCTCGGTCTCCTGCGTCGTGTACCCCGAGGAGAGCTGGAAACCGTCGACGGGGACGTCCTCGGCCCGGGCGGTGTCGATGAACTCGGTGATCGCGCGGTCGCAGTCGGCGTCCAGCTCGGCGTAGTACATCGACGACGCCAGGTAGCCCAGCGCGTGCTTGGGCAGCAGCGGCGGCCTGCCGGTGAGCGTGGTGTAGCGCTGCACGACGTCGCGGATGCGGGGGCCGGCGATGAGGAAGAGGTCGATGTCGCCACCGTCGGCGCGGTAGCGGCTGTGCGGCGGCCAGTAGTTGCTCCGCTGCCGGCCGAGGTCGAAGTCGCAGTCGTGGGTGTTGTGGTAGAAGTACCCGACCGCCTTCCGGTTCCGCCGGTTCATCTTGACGTAGAACGGGATGTGCTTGTACAGCGGGTCGGTCTCGCGCGGGTCGTAGCCGAGGGCGTCCTTCGGGCTCATCGTGATGAGCTTCTGCGCCTTGTCCAGCGGCCCCGTGGTCTCGCCGAAGCCGTAGAAGGCGTCGTCGCGGGAGATCTCGCTGGTGTGGATGCGGCGACCGTTCGCGTCCTCCAGGTACCCGAGCCCGACGACGTCCGAGTGCAGCAGGGTGCCGTCCTCGTCGTGGACGCGGATCCGGAACGGGTCCTTCGCCACGTCGACGCGGAGGTTCCCGCCGGTGACCCGGACGCGATCACCCAGGTCCTCGACGTCGAACGGCAGCGGGGCCACCCGCGTCCGCTCGGCCCCCAGGAACCCGTCGAGCCGGTCCGGCCACGCCGTCGTGGTGAGCGTGTAGGACTCCTCGGCGAAGTCGCCCTCGAACCCGGCCCGGATGCGCAGGATGCCGTCGGCCAGGAACAGCAGCCGGACCTCGACACCGTCGGTGTGGACGTGGAGCCGGTCACCGGACCGTTCCACTCGCTCGACTCGTGATGTGACGCGCACGTGCTCTTCCTCGATGAGGCGGGGGTTCCGCTGCCCGGTCGCCGGGTCCGCCGTGCTCCGGCGGTCGGGGCGGTGACCTGCGGTCTCGCGGTCGCCTCAAGGTAGGAACCCGCGCACGCCCTGGCAACCGGTTGCCGTTTGTTGCCGCCCGCTGCTCTCGGAGTGCCTCCTGGTGCTGCGCAGCGGATCCGCCCGGGCACTCTCCGGAGCGGCACGAGCGCTCAGCAGTCCTGGGCGGCTTCCGCGATGAGCTCGCGCAGCCAGCGGTGCGCGGGGTCGTGGGTGTTCATGGGGTGCCACCAGAGGGCTTCGACGAGCGGGTCCGCGGGGAAGGGGCACTCGAGCACGCGGAGGCCGGGAACACCGCGGAACCGGTCGGCGAGCCGGTGCTGGATGAGCGCCACCCGGTCGGTCCCGGTGATCAGCAGCGGCAGGGTCACGAAGCTCTCGACGACCATGCTGATCCGTGGCTCGATCCCCCTGGCGCGCATCTGCAGCGTGGCCGGCGTGAACGCGGTGGGGCGGTGGTAGGTGACCACCCACGGCAGCTCGGAGAGCTGGTCGGTGGTGAGCTCCTCCTCGACGGCGTCGTTGTCGGTCGACGCGAGGCAGACCCAGTCGTCGGTGTAGAGGTCGGCGTGGGGCAGGTCGCTGAGGAAGCCGTGCGGGAGCACCAAGGCGTCGGCGGTGCGCAGGACGTCGTGCGCGTGGTCCACGGCGTCGGTGCTGGTCTGCTGGACGTGCAGCCGGACCTGCGGTGCCCGGTGCGCGGTGAGGCGCGCGAGCGGTTCGCCGAGCACGGCCAGCGAGTAGTCGGACATCAGGACCACGAACTCGCGCGTGGAGTGGGCGGGGTCGAACGTCGGCTGGGCGCTGAACACCCGCCGCGCGGCAGCGGTGGCCACCTCGACGGGCTCGACGAGCTGCGCCGCCAGCGGCGAGAGCTCGTACCTGTTGCCGGAGCGCAGCAGCAGCTCGTCGCCGAAGTGCCGGCGCAGCTTGGCCAGCGCCGCACTGACCGCCGGTTGGGTGCGGCCGAGCCGTCGTGCCGCGCGGGTGACGCTGCGTTCGCTGAGCAGCGCCTCGAGCACCGACAGCAGGTTCAGGTCGAGGTTGGCGAGGTGCGTCGGTCTCCTCATGGTCGCCCGAGGGTATAAGCCGCGTGGATGTCGAGCATCAGGACTTCGCGCTTCCTCCATGGCCCCGTGTGAGGGGAGAGTGCGGGTGAGACCGAAGCGGAGGAGCGGGTGCCGGTGGTCGACATCGATCCGGCCGACCCGGGGGCGCTCGCCCGGGCGGCCGCGGAGTTCTCCGACCGGGGTCGCTGGGGTGAGGAGGACGTGCGCGGCACGGTGAACGTCCGCACCGAGGAGGAGCGCATCGCCGGAGCGCGCCTGGTGCGACGGGGTGCCGCGTTCTCGCCGGCGCAGCTGTTCGCGGCCGACGGGCGCGGGTGGCGGCGACGCACCCACCCGGTCCAGACGGTGCTGGACACGGGCGAGCAGGGCTCCGGTTCCCCGATCAACCCCATCGCGGTGAAGTGAGGAACGGCATGGCTGCTGTCGAATCGACCCTGATCGTCGGCGGTGGCACCGTGGGGTGCGCCCTGGCGACCCTGCTCGCCGCCGGCGGGGTCGAGGTGGAGATCGCCGAGATCCGGCAGGACTGGACCGTGCACGGGTCCGGGATCACGTTGCAGGGCAACGCGTTGCGCGTGCTCCGGCAGGTCGGGGTGTGGCCCCGGGTGCGCGAGCTCGGGTTCCCCTTCGACGGGATGGGGATCCGGTCGCACACGGGTGAGCTGCTCGCCGACCTCACCGACCAGCGGACCGGCGGCCCCGACCTGCCCGCCACGGTGGGGATGAGCCGGCCGAGGCTGGCGACCGTGCTCTCCGAGGCCGCGGTCCAGGCCGGCGCCGTGGTGCGGCTCGGCACCACGGTGGAGACCCTGCGGCGGGACGAGTCCGGTGTGGACGTCACCTTCGACGACGGCACCGCGCGTCGCTACGACCTGGTGGTCGGTGCGGACGGGATCCGGTCGCACGTGCGGTCGCTGCTGGGCATCGACGTCGTGCCGCAGCCCACGGGGTTGTCGATCTGGCGCGTCCAGGCGCGGCGGCCACCCGGCCTGGAGCGCACCGACATCTGCTACGACGGCCCGTGCCACATCGCGGGGTACTGCCCCACCGGCGAGGAGACGCTCTACGCGTACCTGGTGGAGCGCAGCCAGGACCGCACGCGGATGCCGCGTGCCGAGCAGTTGCAGACCGTCCGGCGCTTGGCATCCGGCTACCACGGGTTCTGGGACGAGATCCGGGACGACCTGACCGACCCGAGCGTGCTCAACCACACCGCCTTCGAGCACCTGCTGGTCCCGCCGCCGTGGAACCGGGGGCGTGTGGTGCTGGTCGGCGATGCCGCGCACGCCTGCCCACCCACGCTGGCCCAGGGCGCCGCGATGGGCCTGGAAGACGCCGCGGTCCTCGCCGAGCTCCTGCTGGGCTCCGACCGCGTGGCCGAGTCGTTGTGGGCGGCGTTCACCGAGCGTCGGTTCGCGCGGGTCCGGGCCGTCGTGGACGGCTCGCTGCAGATCGTCCGGTGGCTGCTCGGGGACGACACCGATGCCGATGTGCCCGGTCTCACCGGGCGGGTCGCAGAGCTGGTCAGCGAACCGGCGTGAACCGGCGGCCGCCGAACGCGGATGGGAGTGATGACGATGCGCTTCGCCACCTGCGAACACCGTGGCGAGGTGTTCGCCGGGGTGCTCGACCGGGAGGGGGAACACCTGTTCGCGGTCCCGGACGGGACCACGGTGCTGGACCTGGTGCGGTCGGGGCTC
This region of Saccharopolyspora hordei genomic DNA includes:
- a CDS encoding FAD-dependent monooxygenase, with protein sequence MAAVESTLIVGGGTVGCALATLLAAGGVEVEIAEIRQDWTVHGSGITLQGNALRVLRQVGVWPRVRELGFPFDGMGIRSHTGELLADLTDQRTGGPDLPATVGMSRPRLATVLSEAAVQAGAVVRLGTTVETLRRDESGVDVTFDDGTARRYDLVVGADGIRSHVRSLLGIDVVPQPTGLSIWRVQARRPPGLERTDICYDGPCHIAGYCPTGEETLYAYLVERSQDRTRMPRAEQLQTVRRLASGYHGFWDEIRDDLTDPSVLNHTAFEHLLVPPPWNRGRVVLVGDAAHACPPTLAQGAAMGLEDAAVLAELLLGSDRVAESLWAAFTERRFARVRAVVDGSLQIVRWLLGDDTDADVPGLTGRVAELVSEPA
- a CDS encoding LysR family transcriptional regulator, producing the protein MRRPTHLANLDLNLLSVLEALLSERSVTRAARRLGRTQPAVSAALAKLRRHFGDELLLRSGNRYELSPLAAQLVEPVEVATAAARRVFSAQPTFDPAHSTREFVVLMSDYSLAVLGEPLARLTAHRAPQVRLHVQQTSTDAVDHAHDVLRTADALVLPHGFLSDLPHADLYTDDWVCLASTDNDAVEEELTTDQLSELPWVVTYHRPTAFTPATLQMRARGIEPRISMVVESFVTLPLLITGTDRVALIQHRLADRFRGVPGLRVLECPFPADPLVEALWWHPMNTHDPAHRWLRELIAEAAQDC
- a CDS encoding TIM-barrel domain-containing protein; the protein is MERSGDRLHVHTDGVEVRLLFLADGILRIRAGFEGDFAEESYTLTTTAWPDRLDGFLGAERTRVAPLPFDVEDLGDRVRVTGGNLRVDVAKDPFRIRVHDEDGTLLHSDVVGLGYLEDANGRRIHTSEISRDDAFYGFGETTGPLDKAQKLITMSPKDALGYDPRETDPLYKHIPFYVKMNRRNRKAVGYFYHNTHDCDFDLGRQRSNYWPPHSRYRADGGDIDLFLIAGPRIRDVVQRYTTLTGRPPLLPKHALGYLASSMYYAELDADCDRAITEFIDTARAEDVPVDGFQLSSGYTTQETEAGAKRCVFTWNERRFPDPEGFFAAMAERGITVSPNVKPGVLDVHPRLAEFEAADVFVTRSADAGGDGPAVGAWWGGPGRFVDFTKPAAREAWQRWLTDAVLDKGTTSVWNDNCEYDGIIDTDSRVDFDGAGATIGRLRTVMPNLMCRVTRDSITAVNPSARPYVVCRSGHAGIQRYAQTWAGDNSTSWESLRHNIATILGMGLSGVAHHGCDIGGFHGPAPDPELLVRWVQHGIFQPRFSIHSVNYDGTVTEPWMYPEHTPLVRDAIKLRYRLFPYLYSLAARATATGLPIVEPLVSAFQHDPALDATSEEFMLGDALLVATVLTPGARTRAVRLPEGEVFYDAWTRQRYEGGQVVELPVDLGSIPLFLRGGSVLPVAEDELTSLTRDAVTHLRLVCVPDRDAEFTLYEDDGLTRAHEDGAFRTTDVRMTAGEQVRIALTRRGTYRSTVERLLFDVVRPGQCPHWVALDGERLPQHLHRGRFDAAEVGWHYDIARGSVLVKTPDPGGDLAVTISFEPVDMIGM